From the genome of Hymenobacter cellulosilyticus, one region includes:
- a CDS encoding WG repeat-containing protein has translation MEQAGAFGFIDEDGKELLPPTYDALNPYRGGYARVRVGNTYTFIDEDGQEFDHYYYNALDFSEGYAAVLDYRGWFYIDGPDVPTQAPKVFREAYSFHDGLARVRLADGYTFIRKSYLSSDEPETKPFGRYTYASDFADGKARVTQDGRTFYIDQDADPVE, from the coding sequence GTGGAACAGGCCGGCGCGTTTGGCTTTATCGACGAAGACGGCAAAGAGCTGCTGCCCCCTACCTACGATGCGCTGAACCCCTACCGCGGCGGCTACGCCCGGGTACGGGTGGGCAATACCTATACCTTTATCGACGAGGACGGGCAGGAATTTGACCATTACTATTATAATGCCCTGGACTTTTCCGAAGGCTACGCGGCCGTGCTCGACTACCGGGGCTGGTTCTACATTGACGGACCCGACGTACCCACACAGGCGCCAAAAGTGTTTCGGGAGGCATACTCCTTTCACGACGGACTAGCCCGGGTGCGGCTAGCCGATGGCTATACCTTTATTCGCAAAAGTTACCTGAGCAGCGACGAGCCCGAAACCAAGCCTTTTGGCCGCTACACCTACGCCTCCGACTTTGCCGACGGCAAGGCCCGCGTAACCCAGGACGGCCGCACGTTCTATATTGACCAGGACGCCGACCCAGTGGAATAA
- a CDS encoding DUF6799 domain-containing protein, translating to MAASFSAPGQSRSRNDGFQRQDGAMFVIRNGVRRPMTRDAHLPNGRIITRDGFVVSRDGHRTELAEGKGCDLNGTVVSVTGGGNAPVLLAPAGTAAVGPPTAAAAYLRQVDRGKGKGRGWGHHKKPKHGKGKHKKHDD from the coding sequence TTGGCTGCTTCCTTCTCGGCGCCGGGGCAGAGCCGCAGCCGCAACGACGGATTTCAGCGGCAGGATGGGGCCATGTTTGTCATTCGCAACGGAGTGAGGCGGCCCATGACCCGCGACGCCCACCTGCCTAATGGCCGCATCATTACCCGCGACGGGTTTGTAGTATCTCGCGACGGGCACCGCACCGAGCTGGCAGAAGGCAAGGGTTGCGACCTGAATGGCACCGTAGTATCCGTAACTGGTGGCGGCAATGCACCAGTGCTGTTGGCCCCAGCCGGTACTGCCGCTGTGGGCCCGCCCACGGCAGCCGCGGCTTACCTGCGGCAGGTAGACCGGGGCAAAGGGAAAGGCCGGGGCTGGGGGCATCACAAAAAGCCCAAGCACGGCAAGGGCAAGCATAAAAAGCACGACGACTAG